A genomic stretch from Deinococcus cellulosilyticus NBRC 106333 = KACC 11606 includes:
- a CDS encoding BON domain-containing protein: protein MWPFGKGIVEQIKDVLGQNKVSRDLPVQVEERNGEVVLKGDVPTEDHKSLLETIAESIKGVRSVKTSDLKVQSAARQTASQSSPQYTQAEIQELRRRSSIAREVLRRLEANGELKDDPIAVLQSGHGVVLKGAVDSQHEYNLAIKIARETPEVEMVDSTDLVIDPQAKQKYRSSLQQST, encoded by the coding sequence ATGTGGCCCTTTGGAAAAGGCATTGTTGAACAGATCAAAGATGTGCTTGGACAGAATAAAGTGTCTCGCGACCTGCCTGTGCAGGTGGAAGAAAGAAATGGAGAGGTGGTTCTCAAGGGGGACGTTCCCACGGAGGACCACAAATCCCTGCTGGAGACCATTGCTGAAAGCATCAAAGGGGTCAGAAGCGTCAAGACCTCGGACCTGAAGGTGCAATCTGCTGCCAGACAGACGGCCTCCCAGTCCAGCCCCCAGTACACCCAGGCAGAAATTCAGGAACTGCGCAGAAGAAGCAGCATTGCAAGAGAAGTGCTCAGAAGGCTGGAAGCCAACGGAGAACTCAAAGATGATCCCATTGCAGTCTTGCAGTCCGGCCATGGAGTGGTCCTGAAGGGGGCCGTGGACAGCCAGCACGAATACAACCTTGCCATCAAAATTGCCCGGGAAACCCCGGAAGTGGAGATGGTGGACAGCACCGATCTGGTGATTGATCCCCAGGCCAAACAGAAGTACCGCTCTTCACTCCAGCAGAGCACCTGA